A region from the Musa acuminata AAA Group cultivar baxijiao chromosome BXJ1-10, Cavendish_Baxijiao_AAA, whole genome shotgun sequence genome encodes:
- the LOC135594940 gene encoding two-component response regulator ORR5-like isoform X2: MSSPRGPKACGGGAADRPIHVLAVDDSSVDRAVIARLLRSSKYRVTTVDSGKKALELLGLEPNVNMIITDYWMPEMTGYELLKIVKESSELREIPVVIMSSENVPNRINRCLEEGAEDFLLKPVRPSDVARLCNRMR, from the exons ATGTCGTCGCCGAGGGGACCGAAGGCCTGTGGCGGAGGAGCGGCAGACCGTCCGATCCATGTCCTCGCCGTGGACGATAGCTCCGTCGACCGGGCGGTGATCGCAAGGCTTCTTCGGAGCTCCAAGTACAGAG TCACGACTGTAGATAGCGGAAAGAAAGCACTGGAGCTTCTGGGACTG GAACCAAATGTAAACATGATTATTACGGATTACTGGATGCCGGAGATGACAGGGTATGAACTTCTCAAGATAGTCAAG GAATCATCCGAGCTGCGAGAAATCCCCGTGGTTATAATGTCTTCGGAGAACGTTCCCAATAGAATCAATAG GTGTTTGGAGGAAGGAGCGGAGGATTTCTTGCTCAAGCCCGTCCGCCCATCCGATGTGGCTCGGCTGTGCAATCGGATGCGATAG
- the LOC135594940 gene encoding two-component response regulator ORR5-like isoform X1 → MSSPRGPKACGGGAADRPIHVLAVDDSSVDRAVIARLLRSSKYRVTTVDSGKKALELLGLQEPNVNMIITDYWMPEMTGYELLKIVKESSELREIPVVIMSSENVPNRINRCLEEGAEDFLLKPVRPSDVARLCNRMR, encoded by the exons ATGTCGTCGCCGAGGGGACCGAAGGCCTGTGGCGGAGGAGCGGCAGACCGTCCGATCCATGTCCTCGCCGTGGACGATAGCTCCGTCGACCGGGCGGTGATCGCAAGGCTTCTTCGGAGCTCCAAGTACAGAG TCACGACTGTAGATAGCGGAAAGAAAGCACTGGAGCTTCTGGGACTG CAGGAACCAAATGTAAACATGATTATTACGGATTACTGGATGCCGGAGATGACAGGGTATGAACTTCTCAAGATAGTCAAG GAATCATCCGAGCTGCGAGAAATCCCCGTGGTTATAATGTCTTCGGAGAACGTTCCCAATAGAATCAATAG GTGTTTGGAGGAAGGAGCGGAGGATTTCTTGCTCAAGCCCGTCCGCCCATCCGATGTGGCTCGGCTGTGCAATCGGATGCGATAG